One part of the Sebastes fasciatus isolate fSebFas1 chromosome 8, fSebFas1.pri, whole genome shotgun sequence genome encodes these proteins:
- the LOC141772981 gene encoding transmembrane protein 198-like: MDVTSLYVTEEPGAGLAEVDICTLEINIKYEIIPSIVCSVCLSFGLIYTFFGYRCFKMVMFFSGFMFSSAVILLLYHKEPLLDAELGSETKAGIGLGVGILCGLMTMLVSTLGLLLSGLQLGSLLSLAILVVVGQFYSLNPVWVPLTVVLVASVVAALFTLQWQKLFTIIYTSVFGATTVMLGVDYLVGTFTLPDQVYDVFCQVAPRPFCWFNWAITGIWPVMGLIGVLVQWWFTAKGISHTEAAHKNQKKHAKKHSCRESRRRPQPYRQRRPPLLKRYAGDVLAPSYLQSLQERQNGTGSSTSSISTITHTLIDFDFETGSMVPLTAASPVYSF; encoded by the exons ATGGACGTCACTTCACTCTATGTTACTGAGGAGCCAGGAGCTGGCTTAGCTGAGGTGGACATATGTACGCTTGAGATTAATATCAAGTATGAAATCATCCCATCTATTGTCTGCTCTGTTTGCCTCTCATTCGGCCTCATCTACACCTTTTTCG GATACCGCTGCTTCAAGATGGTCATGTTCTTCTCAGGCTTCATGTTTAGCTCAGCAGTCATTCTCCTGTTGTACCACAAGGAGCCCCTGTTGGATGCCGAGCTGGGGTCAGAGACAAAGGCGGGCATCGGCCTGGGCGTGGGCATACTCTGCGGGCTGATGACCATGCTGGTGTCCACGCTAGGACTCCTCCTCAGCGGCCTGCAGCTGGGAAGCCTGCTCTCCCTCGCCATCCTGGTGGTCGTCGGACAGTTTTACAGCCTTAATCCAGTGTGGGTGCCTCTCACCGTTGTACTGGTCGCTAGCGTCGTCGCTGCTCTCTTCACGCTCCAGTGGCAGAAACTGTTCACCATCATCTACACATCTGTATTTGGAGCGACAACTGTGATGCTGGGTGTGGATTACCTGGTGGGGACGTTTACGCTGCCAGATCAAGTGTATGATGTGTTTTGTCAAGTCGCCCCACGTCCATTCTGCTGGTTTAACTGGGCGATCACTGGGATATGGCCTGTTATGGGTCTGATAGGTGTGTTGGTGCAATGGTGGTTTACTGCCAAAGGAATCTCACACACAGAAG CTGCACACAAAAACCAGAAGAAACATGCCAAGAAGCACAGTTGTAGAGAGTCAAGGCGAAGACCTCAACCATACCGTCAGCGCAGGCCTCCACTGCTGAAACGCTACGCTGGGGACGTCCTGGCGCCG AGTTATCTCCAGAGCCTTCAGGAGCGCCAGAATGGAACCGGCTCGTCCAccagcagcatcagcaccatCACACATACTCTGATTGACTTTGACTTTGAGACGGGCTCCATGGTGCCTCTGACTGCGGCGTCGCCAGTCTATTCATTCTGA